The genomic interval AGCCCACGCTGGCGCGACAGGGCGGAACGGAGATCCTGCGCGGCCTCTGGACTCACGGCCGAAAGCGCCTTCTCAGCCCGTTTAAACGCAATGTCCTGGTGCGGCAGGACCGGCAGGCCGCCCTGCCGCATCCGTTCCATGTCGGCAAAGGCCCGCGCATAGCCGCGCACGCCCTCGGTCAGCTCCTGGCGCTGCAGGGGCGCTGCAGGGGCGGGGGAGGGCGCGCGATCCCCCACGGCCCGGTCGGCCGCCGGCTTCGGCTTGAACCCCGCGAACCGCGATGGCGCCCGCTCGGCTGGCTTCGCCATTTCCGGCGAGATACGGATCTCCGACCTGGTGATGCCCCGCCGCTCGGCGAAGGCCTCGGCCACGCGTGGCTCGCCATAGTCCAGGGTCGTATCCTTCGCCCGTTCGCGGTCAAGGGTGCGGGTGAGCTGGTCGCGGTCCTTGAAGTCGTCGGCGCCGTAGTGGACGGCCAGCGTCTCGCGGTGGCGGCTCATCCCGACATAGGCGGCGTGACGGTCCAGGCCGTCGCTGGCCAGCAGGTGGCCATGGTCCACGGTGACGCCCTGGCTCTTGTGGATGGTGGACGCATAGCCGTGGTCGATCTGGGCGTAATCCTTGAGGTCGAACCGGACCTCGCGCCGATCGGCGCCATCAAGGCGCACGGCGAGGCTGGCGGCGTCGATCTTTTCGACGGTCCCTAGCGAACCGTTCTTCACCCCAATGGACCGCTCGTTGCGCAGGAACATCACGCGGTCGCCTGGGGCGAACGCCCGCTCGCCGCGCTCGGTCTGCACCACCTGGTCGGCGCCGAGCGCGCCGGCGTCGCGCATCCGCGCCCGGGCGAGCTGGTTCAGCTCCGCCACGTCGGCGCGCGTGTGGGCCAGCATGACCTGGCTGGCTTCCGGCCGGGCCTGGCGCACGGAATCCCAGCCGTCCACGAGGGCGCTGCGGGCGGCTTCGCGGGTCTCGTGGCCCCTGACCATGCCGGCGGCCTCGTAGCGGTCCAGGGCGGTGCCGGTGCGGCCCGTGGCCAGCTCCCGCGTCGCCTCACGCTGCCAGTCCTCGCGCTGGCGCCGGATTTCGGTGATCTCGGCCGCGCCATGCCGCTCGGTGAGCGCCCGGAACGCGGCGCCGGCCTCGATCGCCTGGAGCTGCCCGGCGTCGCCGACAAGGACCACCTTGGCGCCGGCGAGGTCGGCCGCCGATAGCACCCGCTCCATTTGACGCGACCCGATCATGCCGGCCTCGTCGATCACCAGCACGTCGCGCGCGGTGAGCACGTCCCTCCCCTGCGCCCAGCCGTGCTCGAGACTGGCGATCGTCCGCGAGCCGATGCCCGAACCCGCCTCGAGGCTTTCCGCCGCGATCCCTGACAAGGCCGCACCGCGGACCTGGTAGCCGGACGCCTCCCACGCCTCGCGGGCGACGCCCAGCATGGCGCTCTTGCCCGTGCCGGCGTAGCCCACGACGAGGGCCAGATCCTCGCGCCCGGTGATGTGGTCCAGGGCGTCGCGCTGCGAGCCCGCCAGCGCCAGGCCGCGCCCCTCGCTGGCGGCCAAGGCCAGCTCACGCGACGCCGGCGAGACCCGGTGTTGTCCCCTCCCCGCGATCTGCTCGGCCGACCGCTCCAGCCGTTGCTCGGTCGCCAGCATTTCGCGGGTGCTGAACCGCTCGCGACCGGCACCGTCCTTGCCGAGCGCGACCAGCTCGGGCGAGGTTTTCACCGCGCTCATGGCCTGGGCGAACTGATCGGCGTCGTCGGTGTGCCGGTGAACGAAGCGCGCCAGGTCGTGATCCGTGAACGTGCTCTGCTGCCGGGTGATGGCGTCCAGCGCCACAGTCGGCTCGGCGATGATCTTCTCGCCGTTGCGCCGGGCGATCTCCCGGTGATCGACCGCCCGCTCGGCGTCCTCGCCCCGGTCCAGGCGCCGCGCGCCGGCCGGGCCGATCTTGTGCTGCGGCTCCAGGTCGATCCCCTGCGCCTCCAGCGTCCGGTGATCGACCCGCGCATCGATGTCGAGTTCGGCCAGGCGGGTGTTCACATGCTCCGCCCACGCCTCGCGCCAGTCGGTCAGAAGCTCGGTGCTATTCCACTCGCGGACCTTCTTCCCAAACCCCTCGGGGCCGGCTTCGCGCATCGAAAGCATGACGTGGGCGTGCGGCTTCGCCAGACCGTCCGGCCCGATGTCCCAATGCACATTGAGATCGGCGACCATCCCGCGATCGACAAACTCCTGCTGCACGAAGTCCCGCGCCAGCTCGACGCCCTGCGCCTGGCTCATCTCTCGTGGTATCGAGAACTCGATCTCGCGGGCGAGCTGCGCGTCCTTGCGGACCTCGCCGGCCTCTACCTCGTTCCACAGCGCCTCGCGATCCTGCCAGCGCTCGGGCGAGCCTTCCGGCGCCATGACTTCGGAGTGAACGACGCCGGTCTTGTCCGTGAAATTGTGCGACCGGCCCAGTCGCTCGTCGTGCAGCTCGGAGGCCGAACGGTAGGCGGCCGACGCCACGGCGCTGGAGCCGTTGGCGCGAGAGATCACCTTAGCGCTGAAATGGTAGATGGCCACGCCGCACCATCGCTCGGAAGCCGCCTCGTTTCAAGCGCACGTCGGCACGACGTATAAGCGCGCACTCAAAACCTTACGGCCTTTCGTGATGGACTCCGGGGGTCGGCCGTGATTCACTTAGTTGGGCGGGGTCAACAGTCAGTCGCCAAGGAACCAACCATGCGCAAACCCCGCGATATCGACAGCGAGCTGAAGGCTCTTGCGGACAAAGCGAAGGGCCTGAAAGCGAAACGGGTGTTGCAGCTTGGGGAGTTGGTCACGGTCACCGGAGCCGATGCGCTCGATCTGGAGACGTTGGCCGGGGCGCTCCTGGCGGCTGTCAACGGCGCGAAGTCAGCCGAGCAAAAGGAGGCGTGGCGCTCCGAGGGCGCGGCCTACTTTCAACGACGGGGACGCAAGGGGCGCTCGGGCGTTGAAGCTCCGAAGTCAGGCGACGGCGGCGGCGCTGGGTCGAATGGCGACGGCGATCCGCCGCGCTGAATCCAACCGCGCCCGCACCGATACGAGAGCCTGGGTCATGCAACGCCGCGAACGCACCCGCCACCTGATCGAACTCGGCGGCCTCGTCCAAAAGGCCGGCCTGGTGGACCTCACCGACGACGATCGCGCCACCATCCTCGGCGGACTTCTTGGGCTCGCCGACATGCTCCAGGGAGAAGGCGGCGCGGCGCTCGGGGAGACGTTCCGCCGACGCGGCCTCCGCGCGTTTGAGGCCGACGCGATGGCCGCCGAATGAGAGGCCTCCTGCGGCTCGTCGCCCTGCTGATCTACGTCGGCGCTGGCTATCTGATCGGCTCCCTGGTCGGCCGCCTGGTCCTGATCCCCGTCGCGGCCGTCGCACACGTCAGCCATGGCCTCCAGACGGGCCTGAGCGTCGCGGCCGGCCTCCTCGGCATATTCAGCGCCGTAGGCTATTGGCGGGCCAAGTTTGGCGAGTTTCAGATCGGCGGCGGCGTCCACGGCTCGGCGCACTTCGCCAGCGCGGCGCAGGTCAAAAGCTCGCTCGGCGGCGGCGCGGGGCTGATCGTCGGCCGTGAGAACCGCAAGGGTGGCCAGCTCCTCCGCTACGCCGGCCAGGCCCATCTCCTGACCATCGCCCCGACCCGCTCAGGCAAGGGTGTGGGCGCCATTATCCCCAACTTGCTGACCGCCGATCGCTCGGTGCTTTGCATCGATCCCAAGGGCGAGAACGCCCACATCACCGCCCGCGCCCGCTCGCGGTTCGGCCCGGTCTATGTGCTCGATCCGTTTGAGATCTCCGGCCAGCCCCCGGCCGCCTTCAACCCCCTGGCCGGCCTGGACCCTGACAGTCTCGACCTGGCCGAAGACGCCGCCCTCCTGGCCGACGCCCTGGTCCACGACCCACCTGGCCAGGGCGGCGAAGCCCATTGGAACGAGGAGGCCAAGGCGCTGATCGCCGGCGTGATCCTCTACGTCGTCTGCGAGGAGCGGCCTGAAGCCCGCACCCTGGCCACGGTGCGCGAGCTGCTGACCCTCAGTCCTGGCGACTTCGCCGCCTCGCTGGCCATCATGCAGGAATCCGCCAGCGCCGGCGGCCTGGTCCGCCGGGCCGCCAACCGACACCTCGGCAAGAGCGAGCGGGAAGCGGCCGGCGTGCTGTCCTCGGCCCAGCGCCACACCCACTTCCTCGATAGCGTCCGCATCAACGGGACCATGGCCCGGTCGGATTTTCGGTTCGCCGATCTCAAGGAAGGCAAGGCGACCGTGTTCCTGGTCCTGCCGCCGGAGCGGCTGGACGCCTATTCCCGATGGCTGCGCCTCATGGTCGCCCAGGCGATCCACGACCTGGCCCGCTCCCCTGCCCGGCCGGCCGCGCCGGTCCTCTTCCTGCTTGATGAGTTTGCGGCCCTCGGCCGCCTGGAACCCGTCGAACGGGCCTTCGGACTGATGGCCGGTTACGGCCTCCAGCTCTGGCCGATCCTCCAGGATATGCACCAGCTTTGGAGCGCCTACGGCAAAAAGGCCGGAACCTTCGTTTCCAATGCCGGCATCGTCCAAATCTTCAACGTCGCCGATGTCGAGACCGCGAGCTGGGTGTCCAAGTCGATCGGCGCGACGACCATGAGCTATCAGACGACGGGAACCAGCACCTCGCGAGGCGGAATGCAGCTTTTCGAGACCAAATCCACCTCGACCACGGCCCATCTCTCACGGCGCGAACTGATGACGCCTGACGAGATCATGCGGCTGGATTCCAGCCTGGAGATCCTTTTGCGCCAGGGCGCCGCGCCCGCCATCGCCGCCAAGGTCAGATATTACGACGGGCCGGAGTTCCGGGGGCTGTTCACCGCGGCGAGCGTTTAAACGGCGCGAAGACTGTATAGGCGTATACACGCCGGGCCGCCCTGCCGCGAACGGTGAGTTTTGGGGTAGAGCCTCACCGTTCAGGTCGCCGCTGGGCGGCGGATCGTTCTGGGCGACCCGCCGCCCCTCCCCTACCCGATTTGCCGCTCCACGACCCGGAATCGGGCCCTAGCGGCCTATCTGCCGGCGACGTCGGTCGGGATTTCCCTCAACGGTCCCGCCAGCTTTTCTTCGAAAAGCCATGCGACGGTTGGACCGGGCTCCGATTTTTGAAGGTTTTCGCCGATCTTCCTCTTGGAATAGCTTGTCGGCCGACTAGGCCGACTCATTTTGATGGGGGATGCCGGGCGGGAGGACCGCGCAGCGGGCCGGGGCGGCCGAAGGCCGCGAGCCGGCGGGGGCGAAGCCCCCAAGAGGCGGCGCTTTCTTTCTTCTTCGGCGTCCAACCGCCTGGGCGCGAAGTTATCCACAGGCCGGGCTACCCCAAAACTCACCGTTCCGGTTCAGATTCTAAGATTCTTCTTAGATTCAAGATTCAGGGGCCGTAACTCGTTGAACCGTAACAGCGAATCAGGCCGAAAAGTGAGTGTTGGGGCCGAGTCGCGTGAGCTTTGGGGTAGCCTACGGTGAGCGTTGGGGTCGGTAAAAGTGAGTGTTGGGGCCGAGTCGCGTGAGCTTTGGGGTAGGCGCCCGCTCGACGGTGAGTTTTGGGGTATGCCCTCACCGATCAAAGGGGAGCTAGAGGATTTGCCCAACTCACAATTCGCCGGTAAGGTGAGCTGAGAATCTGTTCTTGCTCACCGATGGACGTGTCGATGTCGAAAGGCGCTGTGGTCGATCTCCCTATCCGGACCCTGGATCAAAAGGGGCGCGGCAATCCGTTCGATCCGGCCAACTATGGCGAGATCGTCAAGCCTGGCGAGCTGGTGGACATCGTCGAGCTGAACCCCCTCACCCTCGCCGATCGCCGCATCTACAACCTGCTGATCGCCAACGCCTGGGAGCGGATAGGCGAGCCCATCATCCATCGCATCTCTAAAACGGCCCTGAAGGGCACGCATCAGGGCAATGAGCGGGTGGAAAGCTCGCTGCTGCGGCTGATGGGCACGATCGCGATCGTCACCATCCGCAAGGACGGCAAGAGCTACAAGCGCCGCGTCCAGCTCCTCGGCCCGAGCGACGAGAGCCTGGAGAAGGACGGCTTCCTTCACTACCGCATCCCCGAGGAGCTGATCGAGATCCTGCGGAACAGCGAGGTCTATGCCCGCCTCAAGACGCAGGTGATGTATTGCTTCGAGTCGAAATACGCTCTCTGCCTCTATGAAATGATCGAGCGGCGCATAGGCCTGGAATACAAGCAGATGGAAGAATTCACAGTTGAGGAGCTTCGCGGCCTCCTGAACGTGCCCGAAGGAAAGCTGGAGCGGTTCGCGGATTTCAACAAATACTGCCTAAAAGTCGCCAAGGACGAAATCAACAAGCTCTGTCCTTTCTTCGTTGACTTCACGCCCATCAAGAAGGGGCGCAAGGTCGAGCGAGTGGCGCTGCATTGGTTCCCCAAAACCTCCACCGGCAAACGCGATGCGCAAATCCTGATCGATCAGCACAGTGTCGTCCGGCGGGCCAAGCTGCGGGGCGAACCCGTCGAAATGCCGGTCCTGGTGGACTTCAACCGGCCGGCCGACGAACGGTGAGCCCCCACCCCAAAACTCACCTTTCAGGTCTCCAGCGCCCCTGCTGCGTATAGGCGTATAATTGTATACGGCTATACGCCCCCACGACCGACGTGGTTGCGCCCCTTCTTAACGAACAGATCGTCCAGCGCCTCGGCCAACAGGCTTTGCACCGTCGTCCCCCCCTCGGCCGCGAGGATGCGGAGCTGGGTGCTGACCTCGGGGGGGAAGTGGCCGCCGATCAGCTTGGTCCCCCGGCGGCTCCCCTGCGCCCCTCTAGCGGCTGGCGCCTCGGCCGGGGTCGCCGGCGGGGGCGCGGGATCGCCGCCAGCTTTGGCGCGGTCGAGAACGGCCTGAAGCGCATTGCCCTTGGCCATCACGCCACCTCCGTCTGCTTGTATAATCGTATACTTGTATACTCGTATAACTGTTTGATTTCGGCCGCCGCCGGGCCATGCGGCTCGAACTCCTGCACCGCCTGGCCTACGGCCTGGGCGCGGAAGAAAGCCTTGCGGTTGCCGACCGTCACCGGACAGACGGCCGCGCCCAGCTCCTCCACCGCCTTCATAGCGTCGCCCGTCTCCTGCCCCTGGGGTGGCACGAAGGTCAGCACGACGGCGAAGGCGCGATCGAGCTGGCGCACCACCTCCAGCGTGTGCGTCATGCTCATGGTGTCGAACACGGCGGTCTTGGTCGGGATCAGGATGAAGTCGGCATGACGCGCCGCCTCGAAAGTCACGTCGCGCGCCACGGCCGCGCCGTCGATCACCACCAGGTCGGTGCCGGCGTCGGCGCAGGCTTTCAGCACGGCCGACAACCGCACCGGCTGGATCGAGGCAACGGCG from Caulobacter sp. NIBR2454 carries:
- a CDS encoding conjugal transfer protein TraD; the protein is MQRRERTRHLIELGGLVQKAGLVDLTDDDRATILGGLLGLADMLQGEGGAALGETFRRRGLRAFEADAMAAE
- a CDS encoding ribbon-helix-helix domain-containing protein is translated as MAKGNALQAVLDRAKAGGDPAPPPATPAEAPAARGAQGSRRGTKLIGGHFPPEVSTQLRILAAEGGTTVQSLLAEALDDLFVKKGRNHVGRGGV
- a CDS encoding type IV secretory system conjugative DNA transfer family protein produces the protein MRGLLRLVALLIYVGAGYLIGSLVGRLVLIPVAAVAHVSHGLQTGLSVAAGLLGIFSAVGYWRAKFGEFQIGGGVHGSAHFASAAQVKSSLGGGAGLIVGRENRKGGQLLRYAGQAHLLTIAPTRSGKGVGAIIPNLLTADRSVLCIDPKGENAHITARARSRFGPVYVLDPFEISGQPPAAFNPLAGLDPDSLDLAEDAALLADALVHDPPGQGGEAHWNEEAKALIAGVILYVVCEERPEARTLATVRELLTLSPGDFAASLAIMQESASAGGLVRRAANRHLGKSEREAAGVLSSAQRHTHFLDSVRINGTMARSDFRFADLKEGKATVFLVLPPERLDAYSRWLRLMVAQAIHDLARSPARPAAPVLFLLDEFAALGRLEPVERAFGLMAGYGLQLWPILQDMHQLWSAYGKKAGTFVSNAGIVQIFNVADVETASWVSKSIGATTMSYQTTGTSTSRGGMQLFETKSTSTTAHLSRRELMTPDEIMRLDSSLEILLRQGAAPAIAAKVRYYDGPEFRGLFTAASV
- a CDS encoding replication initiation protein yields the protein MSKGAVVDLPIRTLDQKGRGNPFDPANYGEIVKPGELVDIVELNPLTLADRRIYNLLIANAWERIGEPIIHRISKTALKGTHQGNERVESSLLRLMGTIAIVTIRKDGKSYKRRVQLLGPSDESLEKDGFLHYRIPEELIEILRNSEVYARLKTQVMYCFESKYALCLYEMIERRIGLEYKQMEEFTVEELRGLLNVPEGKLERFADFNKYCLKVAKDEINKLCPFFVDFTPIKKGRKVERVALHWFPKTSTGKRDAQILIDQHSVVRRAKLRGEPVEMPVLVDFNRPADER
- a CDS encoding conjugal transfer protein TraD, with protein sequence MRKPRDIDSELKALADKAKGLKAKRVLQLGELVTVTGADALDLETLAGALLAAVNGAKSAEQKEAWRSEGAAYFQRRGRKGRSGVEAPKSGDGGGAGSNGDGDPPR
- a CDS encoding ParA family protein — protein: MKVLAILSQKGGVGKTTLATCLAVAAEQAGKEVAIIDLDPQATASFWKDVRQLDTPAVASIQPVRLSAVLKACADAGTDLVVIDGAAVARDVTFEAARHADFILIPTKTAVFDTMSMTHTLEVVRQLDRAFAVVLTFVPPQGQETGDAMKAVEELGAAVCPVTVGNRKAFFRAQAVGQAVQEFEPHGPAAAEIKQLYEYTSIRLYKQTEVA
- the traA gene encoding Ti-type conjugative transfer relaxase TraA; translated protein: MAIYHFSAKVISRANGSSAVASAAYRSASELHDERLGRSHNFTDKTGVVHSEVMAPEGSPERWQDREALWNEVEAGEVRKDAQLAREIEFSIPREMSQAQGVELARDFVQQEFVDRGMVADLNVHWDIGPDGLAKPHAHVMLSMREAGPEGFGKKVREWNSTELLTDWREAWAEHVNTRLAELDIDARVDHRTLEAQGIDLEPQHKIGPAGARRLDRGEDAERAVDHREIARRNGEKIIAEPTVALDAITRQQSTFTDHDLARFVHRHTDDADQFAQAMSAVKTSPELVALGKDGAGRERFSTREMLATEQRLERSAEQIAGRGQHRVSPASRELALAASEGRGLALAGSQRDALDHITGREDLALVVGYAGTGKSAMLGVAREAWEASGYQVRGAALSGIAAESLEAGSGIGSRTIASLEHGWAQGRDVLTARDVLVIDEAGMIGSRQMERVLSAADLAGAKVVLVGDAGQLQAIEAGAAFRALTERHGAAEITEIRRQREDWQREATRELATGRTGTALDRYEAAGMVRGHETREAARSALVDGWDSVRQARPEASQVMLAHTRADVAELNQLARARMRDAGALGADQVVQTERGERAFAPGDRVMFLRNERSIGVKNGSLGTVEKIDAASLAVRLDGADRREVRFDLKDYAQIDHGYASTIHKSQGVTVDHGHLLASDGLDRHAAYVGMSRHRETLAVHYGADDFKDRDQLTRTLDRERAKDTTLDYGEPRVAEAFAERRGITRSEIRISPEMAKPAERAPSRFAGFKPKPAADRAVGDRAPSPAPAAPLQRQELTEGVRGYARAFADMERMRQGGLPVLPHQDIAFKRAEKALSAVSPEAAQDLRSALSRQRGLAGRVDQPGGMEAIGGALARESQVRRDPQLRAERFVESWTRLKAQHAELSGWQNVDARRKVEARMKGLAGGLARDPQVESVLAGRRRELGLSPGAMPGRNLVQDLTRSLSLGRGLGR